Proteins found in one Methanobrevibacter wolinii SH genomic segment:
- a CDS encoding alpha/beta fold hydrolase has product MTTININSIKMNYKISGNGFPIVLIHGLSDDLNYWKHLTKYLERYYKVISMDLRGHGKTEEGNEKYTMNLIKDDVIKLLKKLNINKFHLIGFSLGGQISLKIAVENPELVSKLVLISTLPRADNYTNRNFKIMLNSINESFECFYDTMIKYVLPDDIIKENKNKLDEIKIIQSKNKNQSAIIKTLETCKNFNIYNKLDEIKNKTLILYGEDEEIISYNNIKELEKIPNSKIYSFPNTKHNVLIKRNFNEAKNIIINFLKN; this is encoded by the coding sequence ATGACAACTATTAATATTAATTCAATTAAAATGAACTATAAAATCTCAGGAAATGGTTTTCCTATTGTATTGATTCATGGACTTTCAGATGATTTAAATTATTGGAAACATTTAACTAAATATTTAGAGAGATATTATAAAGTAATAAGCATGGATTTAAGAGGACATGGAAAAACAGAAGAAGGTAACGAAAAATATACTATGAATTTAATTAAAGACGATGTTATAAAACTTCTTAAAAAATTAAATATTAATAAATTCCATTTAATTGGCTTTTCACTTGGAGGACAAATCTCCCTTAAAATTGCAGTTGAAAATCCAGAACTTGTATCAAAATTAGTACTTATATCTACATTACCAAGAGCAGATAACTATACAAATAGAAACTTTAAAATAATGCTTAACTCAATAAACGAAAGTTTTGAATGTTTCTATGATACCATGATAAAATATGTTTTACCAGACGATATAATTAAAGAAAATAAAAACAAATTAGATGAAATTAAAATAATCCAAAGTAAAAATAAAAATCAATCTGCAATAATAAAAACATTAGAAACATGTAAAAATTTTAATATTTATAATAAATTAGATGAAATTAAAAACAAAACATTAATTCTTTATGGAGAAGATGAAGAAATTATTTCATATAATAATATTAAAGAACTTGAAAAAATACCAAATTCAAAAATTTATTCTTTTCCTAATACAAAACACAATGTTCTAATTAAAAGAAACTTTAATGAAGCTAAAAATATAATAATAAACTTCTTAAAAAACTAA
- a CDS encoding malate dehydrogenase, which translates to MAKVSILGSTGTIGKNVAFTLARLDFIDEIVMFSRPSSLSKAEGEVLDMYDALAAENILCKFIPSCNFEDIAGSDIVLITSGIPRKKGMDRLDLAIPNAKIVRDYSKQIAIHAPDSIILVVTNPVDVMTTVALKYSGFDKSKVIGLGNHLDSLRLKMFLSNYFNINSSEVHTRVIGEHGNHMVPLLSSTTIGGIPLDYFIGPVNLDVDVLINKLKSAGNSIISKKGATEYGPSFAITDLIKNIITNSRRILTVTTYLDGEVEGVHDISLGVPAVLSKKGIKMIVPIHMTDIEKEEFYDAANVIKECTDKVMHYLED; encoded by the coding sequence ATGGCAAAAGTTAGTATATTAGGTTCAACTGGAACAATTGGTAAAAATGTTGCATTCACATTAGCAAGATTAGATTTTATTGATGAAATTGTAATGTTTAGTAGACCATCAAGTTTAAGTAAAGCTGAAGGTGAAGTACTTGATATGTATGATGCTTTAGCTGCAGAGAATATTTTATGTAAATTTATTCCTTCTTGTAACTTTGAGGATATTGCAGGATCTGATATTGTATTAATAACTTCTGGTATTCCAAGAAAAAAAGGTATGGATAGATTAGATTTAGCAATACCAAATGCTAAAATTGTTAGGGATTATTCTAAGCAAATTGCTATTCATGCTCCAGATTCTATTATTTTAGTTGTAACTAACCCTGTTGATGTAATGACAACAGTTGCATTAAAATATTCTGGTTTTGACAAAAGTAAAGTTATTGGACTTGGAAACCATTTAGATTCTTTAAGATTAAAAATGTTTTTATCTAACTACTTTAATATTAATAGTAGTGAAGTTCATACAAGGGTTATTGGAGAACATGGTAATCATATGGTTCCTCTTTTAAGTTCAACTACTATTGGTGGTATTCCTTTAGATTATTTCATTGGGCCTGTTAATTTAGATGTTGATGTTCTTATAAATAAACTTAAAAGTGCAGGAAATTCAATTATATCTAAAAAAGGTGCAACAGAGTATGGTCCTTCATTTGCAATTACTGATTTAATTAAAAATATTATTACTAATAGTCGTAGAATTCTAACAGTTACTACATATTTAGATGGTGAAGTTGAAGGTGTTCATGATATATCATTAGGTGTACCTGCAGTTTTATCAAAAAAAGGTATTAAAATGATTGTACCTATTCATATGACAGATATTGAAAAAGAAGAATTTTATGATGCTGCAAATGTTATTAAAGAATGTACTGATAAAGTTATGCATTATTTAGAAGATTAA
- a CDS encoding GltB/FmdC/FwdC-like GXGXG domain-containing protein, which produces MANEIEIDASSLTPRELNSKIKEYAKEFDKIIIKNPGADHYLVAGLVEDTSIVIEGSAGYFAGTMLDKGNITINGNAGWFVGDNMTSGEIIVNGSAGDGAGQGIYGGTLVVKKGVGSRTGEIMKGGTVIIGGDSGFMSGIFMMGGRMIILGNLGADAAESIIRGEIFVLGDVQSLGKNAIIINITDEDKKELKEILEHYGFELKDEDYDKFTKIIPESARPIYGKN; this is translated from the coding sequence ATGGCTAATGAAATTGAAATTGATGCATCCTCACTTACTCCTCGTGAATTAAATTCAAAAATTAAAGAATATGCAAAAGAATTTGATAAAATTATTATTAAAAATCCTGGAGCAGATCATTATCTTGTTGCAGGTCTTGTTGAAGATACTAGTATTGTTATTGAAGGTTCTGCAGGTTATTTTGCTGGAACTATGCTTGATAAAGGTAATATAACAATTAATGGTAACGCAGGATGGTTTGTAGGAGATAATATGACTAGTGGTGAAATCATAGTAAATGGTTCTGCAGGTGATGGTGCAGGACAAGGTATCTATGGTGGAACACTTGTAGTTAAAAAAGGTGTAGGTTCAAGAACTGGAGAAATCATGAAAGGAGGAACTGTAATTATTGGTGGTGACTCTGGATTCATGTCTGGTATATTTATGATGGGTGGTCGTATGATTATCCTAGGTAATTTAGGTGCTGATGCAGCAGAATCTATTATTCGTGGTGAAATCTTTGTTTTAGGTGATGTTCAAAGTTTAGGTAAAAATGCTATAATCATTAATATTACTGATGAAGATAAAAAAGAATTAAAAGAAATTCTTGAACATTATGGCTTTGAATTAAAAGATGAAGATTATGATAAATTTACAAAAATTATACCAGAAAGTGCAAGACCAATTTATGGTAAAAATTAA
- a CDS encoding class II glutamine amidotransferase domain-containing protein, protein MCGIAGIVYKDGKLHNIGNDMTNMLNALQHRGPDSAGFALYGGLGLKDDEYILNIQLEKNSKKLLRTVKDEINMVSPIKADKLMSTTENSCLYQCKIQLDEFKMLKPLIQDVDSINDKVVVINGEHGFQMIKDVGSVLEIADNYDTRSIMGTHAIGHTRFSTESGVDLYHAHPFQTYILRDVSLVHNGQITNYWKVRDTLERKGHIFETNNDTECLVHYIADKISTGYTLEEALEQSVEDMDGPFSYIVATPNGIGIAKDKLGLRPGVMAENDDIFAIASEEVSLGQVIDTSEVEQIYPGEVRVFEI, encoded by the coding sequence GTGTGTGGAATAGCAGGAATTGTATATAAAGATGGAAAATTGCATAATATTGGTAATGATATGACCAACATGTTAAATGCACTTCAACATAGAGGACCTGATTCAGCAGGTTTTGCATTATATGGTGGTTTAGGTCTTAAAGATGATGAATATATTTTAAACATTCAACTTGAAAAAAACAGTAAAAAATTATTAAGAACAGTTAAAGATGAAATTAATATGGTTTCACCTATTAAAGCAGATAAATTAATGTCTACTACTGAGAACTCATGTTTATATCAATGTAAAATTCAATTAGATGAATTTAAAATGTTAAAACCTCTTATACAAGATGTTGATTCTATTAATGATAAAGTAGTTGTTATTAATGGGGAACATGGCTTTCAGATGATTAAAGATGTAGGTTCTGTTCTTGAAATTGCAGATAATTATGATACTCGTTCTATAATGGGAACTCATGCAATTGGACATACTAGATTCTCTACAGAAAGTGGAGTAGATTTATATCATGCTCATCCATTCCAAACATATATTTTAAGGGATGTTTCTTTAGTACATAATGGACAAATTACTAATTATTGGAAAGTTAGAGATACTTTAGAAAGGAAAGGTCATATTTTTGAAACAAATAATGATACTGAATGTTTAGTTCATTATATTGCAGATAAAATTTCTACTGGTTACACATTAGAAGAAGCTTTAGAACAATCTGTAGAAGATATGGATGGACCATTTTCTTATATTGTAGCAACTCCTAATGGTATTGGTATTGCTAAAGATAAATTAGGTTTAAGACCTGGAGTAATGGCAGAAAATGATGATATATTTGCAATAGCTTCAGAAGAAGTTTCACTTGGACAAGTAATTGATACTAGTGAAGTTGAGCAAATTTATCCTGGTGAAGTTAGAGTATTTGAGATTTAA
- a CDS encoding glutamate synthase-related protein, which translates to MPYKVKRSPVLCKRSFNRPGCCWYMCDDRDEKICHKCFSCVNNCPHNVYEVVDGEPYAVYPERCVGCRICMEMCPNKAIEVEAIPEDYRESWKYPDMMEIVRKSDSGKYQIRSTGALRKIPTFDDLVITPAQVSRPPLDKYREPCGTDVVLGSRFAENPLKIDTPIMIGAMSFGALSKEAKMALAIGSSLAGTATNTGEGGMLHEERDLADKLIAQYASGRFGISADTLNKGDAIEIKIGQGAKSGMGGHLLGEKVTADVAKIRMIPEGSDALSPARHMDIVGPEDLAMKISQLREITDWKVPIMVKFASGKVASDVKIAAKAGADVVVVDGMQGGTGAGPDVIMEHSGIPTLASVVEADKALREINLREDVDLVIAGGIRSGADVAKAMALGADAVYIATAALIAIGCRVCQQCHTSTCKKGIATQNLELRHRLNVKQAGKQVANYIKAMTDEACMLVQQAGNTHLSKLEKENLRALTLEASALSGVPMAGNEWMH; encoded by the coding sequence GTGCCATATAAAGTAAAAAGAAGTCCAGTACTTTGTAAAAGAAGTTTTAATAGGCCAGGATGCTGTTGGTATATGTGTGATGACAGAGACGAAAAAATATGTCATAAATGTTTCTCCTGTGTAAATAACTGTCCTCATAATGTTTATGAAGTAGTTGATGGTGAACCTTATGCAGTATATCCTGAAAGATGTGTTGGTTGTAGAATCTGTATGGAAATGTGTCCAAATAAAGCTATTGAAGTTGAAGCTATTCCTGAAGATTATAGGGAATCATGGAAATATCCTGATATGATGGAGATTGTTAGGAAATCTGATTCTGGAAAATATCAAATTAGGAGTACTGGTGCATTAAGGAAAATACCAACATTTGATGATTTAGTAATTACTCCTGCACAAGTATCAAGACCACCTTTAGATAAATATCGTGAACCTTGTGGAACTGATGTTGTTCTTGGTAGTAGATTTGCTGAAAACCCATTAAAAATTGATACTCCTATTATGATTGGAGCAATGTCTTTTGGTGCATTAAGTAAAGAAGCTAAAATGGCATTAGCTATAGGTTCTTCTCTTGCTGGTACTGCAACTAATACTGGTGAAGGTGGAATGCTTCATGAGGAAAGAGATCTTGCAGATAAACTTATTGCACAATATGCATCTGGAAGATTTGGAATTTCTGCAGATACCTTAAATAAAGGTGATGCAATTGAAATTAAAATTGGTCAAGGAGCAAAATCTGGTATGGGTGGACACCTTTTAGGTGAAAAAGTTACTGCAGATGTAGCTAAAATTAGGATGATACCAGAAGGATCTGATGCATTATCTCCTGCAAGACATATGGATATTGTAGGTCCAGAAGATCTTGCAATGAAAATCTCACAATTAAGAGAAATCACTGACTGGAAAGTACCTATTATGGTTAAATTTGCTTCAGGTAAAGTTGCTAGTGATGTAAAAATTGCAGCAAAAGCTGGTGCTGATGTAGTTGTAGTAGATGGTATGCAAGGTGGTACTGGTGCTGGTCCTGATGTTATTATGGAACATTCTGGTATTCCTACCCTTGCTTCTGTTGTAGAAGCAGATAAAGCTTTAAGAGAAATCAATCTTAGAGAAGATGTTGACCTTGTTATTGCAGGAGGTATTAGATCTGGTGCAGATGTTGCTAAAGCTATGGCTTTAGGTGCAGATGCTGTATATATTGCTACTGCTGCTCTTATTGCAATTGGTTGTAGAGTATGTCAACAATGTCATACAAGTACTTGTAAAAAAGGTATTGCAACTCAAAATCTTGAGTTAAGACATAGATTAAATGTTAAACAAGCTGGAAAACAAGTAGCTAATTATATTAAAGCTATGACAGATGAAGCTTGTATGTTAGTACAACAAGCAGGAAACACACATCTTTCAAAATTAGAAAAAGAAAATTTAAGAGCATTAACCCTTGAAGCTTCTGCATTAAGTGGAGTTCCAATGGCAGGTAATGAATGGATGCATTAA
- the pdxT gene encoding pyridoxal 5'-phosphate synthase glutaminase subunit PdxT, protein MKIGILNLQGAVSEHYDITKKAIENLGINAECENVRYADDVASCDGIIISGGESTVIGKIIFERGIDKIIKENNIPVFGTCAGMVLLAKKIDFNQPLLGLMDIVVKRNAFGSQKNSFESNIKFLGEDFNGVFIRAPAISSYDKTKDDIKVLATLDDQVIAIKQGHNIACSFHPELTDDTRIHEYFLKEVLQCVE, encoded by the coding sequence ATGAAAATAGGAATTTTAAACTTACAAGGTGCAGTTAGCGAACATTATGATATTACAAAAAAAGCAATAGAAAATTTAGGTATAAATGCAGAATGTGAAAATGTACGTTATGCTGATGATGTAGCATCTTGTGATGGAATTATTATTTCTGGAGGAGAAAGTACAGTTATTGGTAAAATCATTTTTGAAAGAGGTATAGATAAAATAATTAAAGAAAATAATATACCTGTTTTTGGTACCTGTGCTGGAATGGTTTTACTTGCTAAAAAAATTGATTTTAATCAACCATTACTTGGATTAATGGACATAGTTGTAAAAAGAAATGCTTTCGGATCTCAAAAAAATTCATTTGAATCAAATATTAAATTCCTTGGAGAAGATTTTAATGGAGTTTTTATTAGAGCTCCAGCAATCTCAAGTTATGATAAAACAAAAGATGATATAAAGGTATTAGCAACTCTTGATGATCAGGTTATAGCTATTAAACAAGGACATAATATTGCCTGCAGTTTTCATCCAGAGTTAACTGATGATACTAGGATTCATGAATACTTTTTAAAGGAGGTTTTACAGTGTGTGGAATAG
- a CDS encoding DUF2115 domain-containing protein, which yields MSIFNELRELKNDISKNDVLKIIKQYARKMRLYDEMIASTYLRKEGEYIQKSYREEYLKVTIKYFLGRLERIKNDNKNYPENINKTKFLNSLNILEKQYNEQMKEIDSESNKTPLMYTIISIYTTFILEEPIHPINTPFPANQKIILKEGIYYCPVKHNNIKNPTALCKLCIAHEIEELN from the coding sequence ATGTCTATATTTAATGAATTAAGAGAGCTTAAAAATGATATAAGTAAAAATGATGTATTAAAAATCATTAAACAATATGCAAGAAAAATGAGATTATATGATGAGATGATTGCATCAACATACCTAAGAAAAGAAGGAGAATATATTCAAAAATCATATCGTGAAGAATATCTTAAAGTTACAATAAAATATTTTTTAGGAAGACTTGAAAGAATAAAAAATGATAATAAAAATTATCCAGAAAATATTAATAAAACTAAGTTTTTAAATTCATTAAATATACTAGAAAAACAATATAATGAGCAAATGAAAGAAATAGATTCAGAAAGTAATAAAACACCACTTATGTATACTATAATATCAATATATACAACATTTATTTTAGAAGAACCTATACATCCAATTAATACTCCATTCCCTGCAAATCAAAAAATCATATTAAAAGAAGGTATTTACTATTGTCCTGTAAAACATAATAATATTAAAAATCCAACTGCATTATGTAAACTTTGTATTGCTCATGAAATTGAAGAATTAAATTAG
- the nikR gene encoding nickel-responsive transcriptional regulator NikR: MMRISMSLPKKLLEDFDDVLKSRGYQSRSKGIRDALQDYILRYQWMNEMEGERIGVITIIYDHHYTGVMENLADIQHAYRETITASMHVHMTEKYCMEVIIVNGDVNLIREITEKMMKLKGVEHVKLTSTANSKNFSHKHEHNHVHFEG; the protein is encoded by the coding sequence ATGATGAGAATTAGTATGTCTTTACCTAAAAAATTATTAGAAGATTTTGATGATGTTTTAAAAAGTAGAGGATATCAATCTCGTTCTAAAGGTATTAGAGATGCTCTTCAAGATTATATTCTTCGTTACCAATGGATGAATGAAATGGAAGGGGAACGGATTGGTGTAATTACTATAATCTATGATCATCATTATACTGGAGTTATGGAGAACTTAGCAGATATTCAACATGCTTACAGAGAAACTATTACTGCTAGTATGCATGTTCATATGACTGAAAAATATTGTATGGAAGTTATCATTGTTAATGGTGATGTAAATCTTATACGTGAAATCACTGAAAAGATGATGAAACTTAAAGGTGTAGAACACGTTAAACTTACTAGTACTGCTAATAGTAAGAATTTTAGTCATAAACATGAGCATAATCATGTACATTTTGAAGGTTAA